A single genomic interval of Streptomyces sp. NBC_00663 harbors:
- a CDS encoding UBP-type zinc finger domain-containing protein, with amino-acid sequence MKQCTHADALPHPEPAPLNDTCPECLRDGTHPVQLRLCLTCGHVGCCDSSPGRHATTHYKESGHPIMRTFEPGEDWRWCFEDHVLV; translated from the coding sequence ATGAAACAGTGCACGCACGCCGACGCGCTGCCGCACCCGGAACCCGCTCCGCTCAACGACACGTGTCCCGAGTGTCTGCGCGACGGTACCCACCCGGTGCAGCTGCGGCTCTGCCTCACCTGCGGTCATGTCGGCTGCTGCGACTCCTCGCCCGGCAGACACGCCACCACGCACTACAAGGAGTCCGGCCACCCGATCATGCGCACGTTCGAGCCCGGTGAGGACTGGCGCTGGTGCTTCGAGGACCACGTTCTCGTGTGA
- a CDS encoding anti-sigma regulatory factor translates to MSQIAGEPATQDFVEVRLPAAGAYLSVLRTATAGLAARLDFTLDEIEDLRIAVDEACAILLQQAVPGSVLSCVFRLVDDSLEVTVSAPTTDGHAPSRDTFAWTVLSALAGKVSSAVDEDKTVSISLYKQRGAGPGPA, encoded by the coding sequence GTGTCCCAGATCGCAGGCGAGCCCGCGACCCAGGACTTCGTGGAAGTCCGGCTGCCGGCTGCGGGTGCCTACCTGTCGGTGCTGCGTACGGCGACTGCCGGTCTCGCGGCGCGTTTGGACTTCACCCTCGACGAGATCGAGGACCTGCGCATCGCGGTGGACGAGGCCTGCGCGATCCTGCTCCAGCAGGCCGTGCCCGGCTCGGTCCTCAGTTGCGTCTTCCGTCTTGTCGACGACTCCCTGGAGGTCACCGTCTCGGCGCCGACCACGGATGGTCATGCCCCCTCGCGGGACACTTTCGCCTGGACCGTGCTGTCCGCACTCGCGGGCAAGGTCTCCTCCGCGGTGGACGAGGACAAAACCGTTTCGATCAGCCTCTACAAACAGCGCGGCGCGGGACCCGGGCCGGCGTGA
- a CDS encoding Na+/H+ antiporter encodes MDVMPLLLLVAGSAAIAAAARRTPVPAPLLLVAAGLVFSYVPGVPEYTLDPEIVLPLVLPPLLHSAATDSSYLDLRAQMRPVALLSVGYVLFATLVVGWAAYRIVPGLSLTGALVLGAVVAPPDAVAATAVARRVGLPSRITTILQGESLVNDATAITAYRVALAAAVGEGASWAGGIGEFLLAAIGGVAVGLVLMVPIHWLRTHLKEPLLQNTLSLLIPFVAYAAAEQFHASGVLAVVVVALFLGHRAWEVDFATRLQEDAVWKMVAFVLESSVFALIGLQLPVVLKGLGEYEGVSAAWYALAVFLVVVASRFIWVYPATFLPRVLSARIREREENPTWKAPFVIAWAGMRGVVSLAIAFSIPEHLDGGEPFPGRNLILFLTFTTVIGTLVVQGVTLPPLIRLLKLPGRDAQAETLAEANAQAQASRAAERRLDELLSDERNTLPPPLADRLRTVLERRRNAVWERLGAVNPVTGETADDTYRRLSGEMISAERTVFVKLRDGRYIDDEMLRTLLRRLDLEEAAAYREAE; translated from the coding sequence ATGGATGTGATGCCACTGCTGTTGCTGGTGGCGGGGAGCGCCGCGATCGCCGCGGCGGCCCGGCGCACCCCCGTGCCGGCGCCGCTGCTGCTGGTCGCCGCCGGGCTGGTGTTCTCGTACGTCCCGGGGGTCCCCGAGTACACGCTCGACCCGGAGATCGTCCTGCCCCTGGTCCTGCCGCCGCTGCTGCACTCGGCGGCCACCGACAGCTCGTACCTCGATCTGCGGGCACAGATGCGGCCGGTGGCGTTGCTGTCCGTCGGGTACGTGCTCTTCGCGACCCTCGTGGTCGGCTGGGCCGCCTACCGGATCGTGCCGGGCCTGTCGCTGACCGGGGCGCTCGTGCTGGGAGCGGTGGTGGCGCCGCCGGACGCGGTCGCGGCGACGGCGGTGGCCCGCCGGGTCGGTCTGCCCTCCCGGATCACCACGATCCTCCAGGGCGAGTCCCTGGTGAACGACGCGACCGCGATCACCGCCTATAGGGTCGCCCTCGCGGCCGCGGTCGGCGAGGGCGCGTCCTGGGCGGGCGGCATCGGCGAGTTCCTGCTCGCGGCGATCGGCGGTGTGGCGGTCGGTCTGGTCCTGATGGTGCCGATCCACTGGCTGCGCACCCATCTGAAGGAGCCCCTCCTCCAGAACACCCTCTCCCTCCTGATCCCCTTCGTCGCGTACGCGGCCGCCGAGCAGTTCCACGCCTCCGGTGTCCTCGCGGTCGTCGTGGTGGCGCTCTTCCTCGGACACCGCGCGTGGGAGGTCGACTTCGCGACGCGCCTCCAGGAGGACGCCGTATGGAAAATGGTTGCCTTCGTTCTCGAATCGTCGGTGTTCGCGCTGATCGGACTGCAACTGCCGGTGGTCCTCAAGGGCCTCGGAGAGTACGAGGGGGTCAGCGCCGCCTGGTACGCGCTCGCCGTCTTCCTCGTGGTCGTCGCCTCCCGGTTCATCTGGGTCTATCCGGCGACGTTCCTCCCGCGCGTGCTGTCCGCGCGCATCAGGGAACGCGAGGAGAACCCCACCTGGAAGGCCCCGTTCGTGATCGCCTGGGCCGGGATGCGCGGGGTGGTCTCGCTGGCCATCGCCTTCTCCATCCCCGAGCACCTGGACGGCGGCGAGCCCTTCCCCGGCCGCAACCTGATCCTTTTCCTCACCTTCACGACCGTGATCGGCACGCTCGTCGTGCAGGGCGTCACCCTGCCCCCGCTGATCCGTCTCCTGAAGCTCCCCGGCCGTGACGCCCAGGCCGAGACCCTCGCCGAGGCCAACGCCCAGGCGCAGGCCTCCCGGGCCGCCGAACGCCGCCTGGACGAGCTGCTGTCCGACGAACGCAACACCCTCCCGCCCCCGCTCGCCGACCGCCTCCGCACCGTCCTGGAGCGCCGCCGCAACGCCGTCTGGGAGCGCCTCGGCGCGGTCAACCCGGTGACCGGCGAAACCGCCGACGACACCTATCGCCGTCTGTCCGGCGAAATGATCAGCGCCGAGCGCACGGTCTTCGTGAAGCTCCGGGACGGCCGCTACATCGACGACGAGATGCTGCGCACCCTGCTGCGCCGGCTGGACCTGGAGGAGGCGGCGGCTTATCGGGAGGCGGAGTAG